The genomic interval GATCTCCCGCACGGCCTTGTCGAGCACGCGGTGGTCGTAACCTTTGAGCCGTATCCGTATTTTCTGTCCCGCTGCGGTTGTCATCGCGTTACTCCAATATCTCGACGACGACGCCCGCGCCCACGGTGCGGCCCCCTTCGCGGATGGCGAACCGGAGTTCCTTTTCCATCGCTATGGGGTGAATGAGCTCGACTATCATCGTCACGTTGTCGCCCGGCATCACCATCTCCACGCCCGCC from Nitrospinota bacterium carries:
- the tuf gene encoding elongation factor Tu (EF-Tu; promotes GTP-dependent binding of aminoacyl-tRNA to the A-site of ribosomes during protein biosynthesis; when the tRNA anticodon matches the mRNA codon, GTP hydrolysis results; the inactive EF-Tu-GDP leaves the ribosome and release of GDP is promoted by elongation factor Ts; many prokaryotes have two copies of the gene encoding EF-Tu); translated protein: AGVEMVMPGDNVTMIVELIHPIAMEKELRFAIREGGRTVGAGVVVEILE